From one Candidatus Lernaella stagnicola genomic stretch:
- a CDS encoding Maf family protein yields MSEARLILASASPRRRDLITQLGIDFEVCVSGVPEEQLPGETPGDHTRRLAREKAAAVAAKYPSRWVLGADTAVVVDDAILGKPRDAAEAVAMLRLISGRWHIVFTGFCLMHLEQGREYVDVAMSDVFIRLLSDAQIRAYVATGEPMDKAGAYAIQGIGAGLVQQVKGSYTNVVGLPLAEVAMLWETIYGEDILVKGKP; encoded by the coding sequence TTGAGCGAAGCTCGGTTGATTCTCGCCAGCGCCAGTCCGCGACGGCGCGACTTGATCACGCAGCTCGGCATCGATTTCGAGGTGTGTGTTTCCGGCGTGCCCGAGGAGCAGTTGCCGGGCGAAACGCCTGGGGATCACACGCGGCGCCTGGCTCGGGAGAAGGCGGCGGCGGTTGCGGCGAAGTATCCGTCCCGCTGGGTGCTGGGGGCCGACACGGCGGTGGTCGTTGACGATGCGATTCTGGGCAAGCCGCGGGACGCGGCCGAGGCGGTTGCGATGCTGCGTTTGATCAGCGGTCGTTGGCACATCGTCTTCACCGGCTTTTGCCTCATGCATCTTGAACAAGGGCGGGAATACGTGGACGTGGCCATGTCCGACGTGTTCATCCGTCTTTTGTCCGACGCGCAGATTCGCGCGTACGTCGCCACGGGCGAGCCGATGGACAAAGCCGGCGCGTACGCCATTCAGGGTATCGGGGCGGGGCTGGTGCAGCAGGTCAAGGGTTCGTACACGAACGTAGTCGGCCTGCCGCTGGCGGAAGTGGCGATGTTGTGGGAAACGATCTACGGTGAAGACATCCTGGTGAAGGGAAAGCCATGA
- a CDS encoding purine-nucleoside phosphorylase produces MPCKNFPLRHPDRDRIIASLKRHGVEQLDVVAVSGSGLSGIVDQLHVRKQIPYDQIEGYPAPSIPGHPGKLVVGSLDEIQVGVFVGRFHFYEGASGAKLTLPVQVAAGLGAHTICLTTAVGGINPDYRAGDIVLVRDHINLMGTNPLFEMIREYQGNAFLDPEVSPFVSLTDLYRTDFFDELRAHVAERGGRLHQGVLTAFAGPNYESPAEVRMTRVIGGDIACMSTVPEAIFARYAGLQVVALACITNVANDGTGEENPTHHEVLDAATAAAEMFSQTFGEMLRLL; encoded by the coding sequence ATGCCTTGTAAGAACTTCCCTCTCCGCCATCCGGACCGTGACCGCATCATCGCCAGTCTCAAGCGTCACGGCGTCGAGCAACTCGATGTCGTCGCCGTCAGCGGCAGCGGGCTCTCGGGCATCGTCGACCAACTGCATGTCCGCAAACAAATCCCCTACGACCAAATCGAAGGCTACCCGGCCCCGAGCATTCCCGGCCACCCGGGCAAGCTGGTCGTGGGCTCGCTGGATGAAATCCAGGTCGGCGTATTCGTCGGCCGCTTCCATTTTTACGAGGGCGCTTCCGGCGCAAAACTCACGTTGCCCGTGCAAGTCGCGGCCGGTCTCGGCGCCCACACGATCTGCCTGACGACCGCCGTCGGCGGCATCAATCCCGATTACCGCGCGGGCGACATCGTGCTGGTCCGCGACCACATTAATCTCATGGGCACCAACCCTCTGTTCGAAATGATTCGCGAATACCAGGGCAACGCGTTTCTCGATCCGGAGGTCTCGCCCTTCGTGTCGTTGACCGATCTGTACCGCACCGACTTTTTCGACGAGTTACGGGCGCACGTGGCCGAGCGCGGCGGCCGCCTGCACCAAGGCGTGCTGACCGCGTTTGCCGGCCCCAACTACGAATCTCCGGCCGAAGTACGCATGACCCGCGTCATCGGCGGCGACATTGCCTGCATGAGCACCGTGCCCGAAGCGATTTTCGCCCGCTACGCCGGCCTGCAAGTCGTCGCGTTGGCCTGCATCACGAACGTAGCCAATGACGGCACCGGCGAGGAGAATCCCACGCACCACGAGGTACTGGACGCCGCCACGGCCGCCGCCGAGATGTTCTCCCAAACGTTCGGGGAAATGCTTCGCCTGCTCTAG
- the argF gene encoding ornithine carbamoyltransferase: MRHFLSLADWSADEIGRVFDVAADLRELWRDDKEHRPLDGRSVALIFEKSSTRTRVSFEVGCFQLGAQGLFLSSRDLQMGRGEPIKDTARVLSRYVDAVMIRTFGQDVLEEFAAHATVPVINGLTDLLHPCQILADLQTVIDYVGHYEKRKIAYLGDGNNMANSWLNAAGRLGFDLALACPEGYAPNAEILARAQAEGAGSITVTTNPAEAVADAHVVTTDVWTSMGMEGQEDTRRAAFDGFQVNAELMALARDDAIFLHCLPAHRGEEVTDEVMESPASKVWDEAENRLHVQKAIMAMLIEPESFA, from the coding sequence ATGAGACATTTTCTGAGTTTGGCCGACTGGAGCGCGGATGAAATCGGGCGCGTGTTCGATGTTGCCGCGGACCTGCGTGAATTGTGGCGGGACGACAAAGAGCACCGCCCGCTCGACGGTCGCAGCGTCGCGCTCATTTTCGAAAAAAGCAGCACCCGCACACGAGTCTCGTTCGAGGTGGGGTGTTTCCAACTTGGCGCGCAAGGCCTGTTTTTGTCCTCACGTGATCTGCAGATGGGCCGCGGCGAGCCGATCAAGGATACCGCCCGCGTGCTCTCGCGCTACGTCGACGCGGTGATGATTCGCACTTTCGGGCAGGACGTGCTGGAAGAATTCGCCGCCCACGCCACGGTGCCGGTCATCAATGGGCTGACCGATTTGCTGCATCCGTGTCAGATATTGGCCGACCTGCAGACGGTGATCGATTACGTAGGTCACTACGAAAAACGAAAGATCGCCTACCTTGGCGACGGCAACAACATGGCGAACAGTTGGCTCAACGCGGCCGGCCGCCTGGGCTTCGACCTGGCGCTCGCGTGCCCCGAGGGATACGCGCCGAACGCGGAAATTCTCGCCCGAGCGCAAGCCGAAGGCGCCGGCAGCATTACGGTGACGACCAACCCTGCCGAGGCCGTCGCCGACGCCCACGTGGTGACCACGGACGTCTGGACCTCGATGGGAATGGAAGGGCAGGAGGATACGCGGCGTGCGGCCTTCGACGGTTTCCAGGTCAATGCCGAATTGATGGCCCTGGCCAGGGACGACGCGATTTTCCTGCACTGCCTGCCGGCGCATCGCGGCGAGGAAGTGACCGACGAGGTGATGGAATCGCCCGCGTCGAAGGTTTGGGACGAAGCCGAAAACCGCCTGCACGTGCAAAAAGCGATCATGGCGATGCTGATTGAGCCGGAGTCGTTCGCTTGA
- a CDS encoding tetratricopeptide repeat protein: MRLVRNLVIVLVAFSMIAASCGKKRVGEDDARKAQGYYEMAVASMYHGDPTSALGDLQTALTYNPNDPEIYHALGIVYYSKEKYGKAVSNFKKAIELQPDHSDSHHNLGHLYLTQGRYEIAIKEFHSALENDLYRNRAQSLNALGYAYFKRRDYLEAEKFLKECIDHDRLYFTAYDNLAKVYIALERYDDAREILERGLEIRPVFPEAMLDLAMVVCKQGDKKRGLDLLKRIKQMDPYGEFGARADEYKMLCE; encoded by the coding sequence ATGCGACTAGTTCGAAATCTGGTTATTGTGCTTGTGGCGTTCTCGATGATCGCGGCCTCCTGCGGTAAAAAACGCGTCGGCGAAGATGATGCCCGCAAAGCACAAGGCTATTACGAAATGGCCGTCGCCTCCATGTACCACGGCGACCCCACAAGCGCCCTCGGCGATCTCCAGACGGCCCTGACCTACAATCCCAACGATCCCGAAATCTACCACGCGCTGGGCATCGTCTATTATTCCAAAGAGAAATACGGCAAGGCGGTCAGCAACTTCAAGAAGGCGATTGAACTGCAACCCGACCACTCCGACTCCCATCACAACCTCGGCCACCTTTACTTGACTCAAGGCCGCTACGAGATAGCCATCAAGGAGTTCCACAGCGCGCTGGAAAATGACCTCTACCGCAACCGGGCCCAATCCCTCAACGCCCTGGGGTATGCCTACTTCAAAAGGCGCGATTACCTCGAAGCGGAGAAGTTTCTCAAGGAATGTATCGACCACGACCGCCTGTACTTCACCGCCTACGACAACCTCGCCAAGGTCTACATCGCCTTGGAGCGTTACGACGACGCGCGGGAAATTCTCGAACGCGGTTTGGAAATCAGACCCGTGTTTCCCGAAGCCATGCTCGACCTGGCCATGGTCGTGTGCAAGCAAGGCGATAAAAAACGCGGGCTCGACCTGCTCAAGCGTATCAAGCAAATGGATCCTTACGGAGAATTCGGCGCCCGCGCCGATGAGTACAAGATGCTCTGCGAGTAG
- a CDS encoding YggS family pyridoxal phosphate-dependent enzyme: MSVAENLRTVLEEISRAAEQAGRDAASVRLVAVSKKHEAAAIEAAMAAGQMDFGENYVQELRDKAMKVAGEPRWHYIGHLQRNKVKYLAPWIHMIHTVDSIRLADGIARRAGLHERRIKILVQVNVAREGVKSGCDPEDASALVQHAAALPELEVCGLMTMPPFWPPEQVRPFFRGLRELRDRLQDDLGLALPELSMGMSADFPAAIEEGATLVRVGTRIFGAR, translated from the coding sequence ATGAGTGTGGCGGAAAACCTCAGAACCGTGTTGGAAGAAATCAGCCGCGCGGCCGAGCAAGCGGGGCGCGATGCGGCCTCGGTGCGTCTGGTCGCGGTGAGCAAAAAGCACGAGGCGGCGGCGATCGAGGCGGCGATGGCGGCCGGTCAAATGGACTTCGGCGAAAACTATGTGCAGGAGTTGCGCGACAAAGCGATGAAGGTTGCCGGCGAGCCGCGGTGGCATTACATCGGCCATCTGCAACGCAACAAGGTGAAATACCTGGCGCCGTGGATCCACATGATTCACACGGTGGACAGTATCCGTTTAGCGGACGGAATCGCTAGGCGGGCGGGCCTGCATGAACGCCGGATCAAAATCCTGGTGCAGGTCAACGTGGCGCGAGAGGGTGTCAAGAGCGGTTGCGACCCCGAAGACGCGTCCGCATTGGTGCAACACGCGGCGGCTTTGCCGGAGTTGGAAGTGTGCGGCCTGATGACCATGCCGCCGTTTTGGCCGCCCGAGCAGGTCCGCCCTTTCTTTCGCGGCCTGCGCGAATTGCGCGACCGGTTGCAGGATGATTTGGGCTTGGCGCTGCCGGAATTATCGATGGGAATGTCGGCGGATTTTCCCGCGGCAATCGAGGAAGGCGCGACGCTCGTGCGGGTCGGCACCCGGATTTTCGGCGCTCGTTAA